Proteins encoded within one genomic window of Bacteroidetes bacterium SB0662_bin_6:
- a CDS encoding PspC domain-containing protein, whose amino-acid sequence MIAGLSLILVGAIYIVQEIGIWQGYSVRALAEMLPWMAGILIILLGFGVLSWRPRRKYKAPKPSKTKPREKGVKKQLTKSRDKKIAGVAAGIAEYFDLDTTLVRVAFVIILIFTGGPPAIIAYVLLALIFPSPDKAVTGPKAVG is encoded by the coding sequence ATGATAGCCGGGCTTTCCCTTATCCTTGTGGGCGCCATCTATATCGTTCAGGAAATAGGTATCTGGCAAGGGTACAGTGTTCGCGCCCTTGCCGAGATGCTCCCCTGGATGGCGGGTATTCTGATTATCCTTCTGGGTTTTGGCGTGCTGTCGTGGCGTCCCCGAAGGAAATACAAAGCACCGAAGCCGAGTAAGACCAAACCCAGAGAGAAGGGCGTGAAAAAACAACTTACAAAGTCCCGCGACAAAAAAATTGCAGGGGTCGCCGCCGGCATAGCGGAGTATTTCGACCTGGATACCACGCTGGTTCGCGTAGCATTCGTAATCATCCTGATTTTTACCGGGGGCCCTCCTGCGATTATTGCCTACGTGCTGCTCGCGCTTATCTTTCCGAGTCCGGACAAGGCCGTCACCGGGCCCAAAGCGGTCGGGTGA
- a CDS encoding signal recognition particle protein, translating into MFESLSQKVEGALKRVSGQGRINELNVASMMRDIRRALLEADVNYQVALDFTERVRNEALGEAVLSSVSPGQQLVKLVYDELVRLLGDDHKEITLAQHSPTVVLVAGLQGSGKTTFCAKLAHYFRQQGHTPLLAAADVYRPAAVAQLETLARSIDVPVYSVMEDGEPVQDAVRVARETIRQARRTARDIVIVDTAGRLHVDEEMMTEVADIRRAVDPDEILFVVDSMTGQDAVQAALAFNERLDFDGVVLSKLDGDTRGGAALSIRSVVQKPIKFASTGEKVEALTPFHPDRIARRILGMGDVVSLVEKAQEQFDDRQAEQLRKKIRSQDFDLADFYEQIQRIRKMGSLSEIAGMLPGTGRQMGDLNIDDNAFVHIEAIILSMTPEERRHPSILNGSRRRRIARGSGREVRDVNQLLKQFKDMKRMMKTVSRMTDAKRSIDLAGLVGRA; encoded by the coding sequence ATGTTTGAGAGCCTCTCACAAAAGGTTGAAGGCGCGTTAAAGCGCGTCAGTGGCCAAGGGCGCATCAACGAGTTGAATGTCGCGAGCATGATGCGTGATATTCGGCGTGCCCTTTTGGAGGCCGATGTAAACTACCAGGTTGCACTGGATTTTACGGAACGTGTTCGTAATGAGGCGCTTGGGGAAGCTGTTCTATCGTCGGTTTCTCCCGGCCAGCAACTCGTAAAACTGGTGTATGACGAGCTGGTGCGTCTCCTCGGAGATGATCACAAAGAAATTACCCTCGCACAGCATTCCCCCACGGTCGTCCTTGTGGCGGGCCTGCAAGGATCCGGCAAAACCACCTTCTGCGCAAAACTTGCCCACTATTTCAGGCAGCAGGGCCACACTCCTTTGCTGGCGGCGGCGGATGTGTACCGCCCGGCAGCAGTAGCGCAACTCGAGACACTGGCCCGATCGATTGACGTGCCGGTTTATTCCGTGATGGAGGACGGGGAACCCGTCCAGGATGCGGTGCGCGTAGCGCGCGAAACCATCCGGCAGGCCCGGCGCACGGCGCGCGACATCGTCATCGTAGATACGGCAGGGCGGCTTCATGTGGACGAGGAAATGATGACCGAAGTGGCGGACATCAGGCGTGCCGTAGACCCGGATGAAATTCTCTTTGTAGTAGACAGCATGACGGGGCAGGATGCCGTCCAGGCGGCGCTTGCTTTCAATGAACGTCTTGACTTCGACGGCGTCGTACTTTCCAAGCTGGATGGAGATACGCGCGGCGGTGCAGCGCTCTCCATACGCTCGGTCGTGCAGAAGCCAATCAAATTCGCTTCCACGGGCGAAAAGGTAGAGGCCCTTACGCCGTTTCACCCGGATCGTATTGCACGACGCATCCTCGGTATGGGCGATGTTGTCTCGCTCGTCGAAAAAGCCCAGGAGCAATTCGACGACCGACAGGCGGAGCAACTACGTAAAAAGATACGTTCACAGGATTTCGATCTGGCCGATTTCTATGAGCAAATCCAGCGAATCCGAAAAATGGGCTCGCTCAGCGAAATTGCCGGCATGCTTCCGGGCACGGGTCGCCAGATGGGCGATCTGAATATTGACGACAACGCCTTCGTACACATTGAAGCCATTATCCTTTCCATGACGCCCGAGGAACGTCGCCATCCGTCTATACTGAACGGAAGCCGCCGCCGCCGTATCGCACGGGGCAGTGGAAGAGAGGTGCGTGACGTGAATCAACTGCTCAAGCAGTTCAAAGACATGAAAAGGATGATGAAAACCGTCTCGCGTATGACGGATGCCAAAAGGTCGATAGACCTTGCCGGGCTGGTAGGTCGGGCATAG
- a CDS encoding 5-formyltetrahydrofolate cyclo-ligase, whose translation MSLHPDKTDSSEKSRLRKQFDNYRKNLAEDDYARRSAAMVERILALPELDCAGFVLAYWPMIQRHEPDMRSLITRLRKQDVAVGLPLVPDIGVPSMYAVRYTGEEPIMEPPWGIPRPAGSEQVPSDRIDTVIVPMLGGARDGHRIGHGKGYYDAFLQGLQAIRIGVTYQACLLESIPSELHDMRMDILVTEEEVVRTEAPV comes from the coding sequence ATGAGCCTCCACCCCGACAAGACAGATTCGAGCGAGAAGTCGAGGTTGCGAAAGCAGTTCGACAACTACCGGAAGAACCTGGCAGAGGACGACTATGCGCGGCGGAGCGCCGCTATGGTGGAGCGTATTCTTGCGCTTCCCGAATTGGACTGCGCCGGGTTTGTCCTTGCATACTGGCCGATGATCCAGCGGCACGAACCGGACATGCGTTCGCTGATTACCCGGCTCCGGAAGCAGGATGTAGCGGTTGGCCTGCCTCTGGTGCCGGATATCGGTGTTCCGTCCATGTACGCGGTGCGGTATACGGGAGAAGAACCCATTATGGAGCCTCCATGGGGAATTCCCAGACCTGCAGGGAGTGAGCAAGTGCCATCTGATCGGATCGATACGGTTATTGTCCCAATGCTCGGGGGAGCGCGGGATGGCCACCGGATCGGGCACGGGAAAGGGTACTATGATGCCTTCCTGCAAGGTCTTCAGGCTATCCGAATCGGCGTGACCTACCAGGCCTGCCTGCTTGAATCCATTCCCTCCGAACTGCACGATATGCGCATGGACATCCTTGTTACGGAGGAGGAGGTGGTCCGAACGGAAGCCCCTGTGTAA
- a CDS encoding insulinase family protein, producing MNVSPQARARTPSFAERISEHRVGPCRLIMLPTPIPNVVTWCGSFHSAPDMGNKEELLLQHLVVSMLDKGAGTLDRFALSEILENKGAELAFSSDVLRIDFSGRALKKDVAEVLGLTALQLREPLLAEEELAKAKDRISASIKRSMESTGAQASGALRRRIYGVSHPNYMQEFEEQLEQLQQFSIDDVQAYHAAHFGANACTLVVVGDVDERAVSKAVENHFSGWPSHDALPRFAETPEQHAPGSSTVFIADKENVDVRLGHALAIRRDDPGYIPAFLANFALGGNFSARLMQTIRDEMGLTYGIGASLSGVSTEYDGHWQVAVTLSREYVQQGIEETVKQIRHFVVGGVAPEELQEKKTTVTGAFKVGLSTTFGLAKTLLSNVEQGFEIAYLDEFPDKVESVSVDEVNRAITQVFAPDAMHVTLAGNVQEGDIRL from the coding sequence ATGAATGTTTCTCCACAGGCCCGGGCCCGTACCCCATCCTTCGCCGAGCGTATTTCCGAACACCGCGTCGGTCCCTGCCGGCTCATCATGCTGCCTACGCCCATCCCGAATGTCGTAACGTGGTGCGGATCGTTCCATAGCGCCCCGGACATGGGCAATAAGGAAGAGTTGCTGCTGCAGCACCTGGTCGTATCCATGCTGGACAAGGGCGCCGGGACACTGGATCGATTCGCCCTGTCGGAAATTCTGGAAAACAAGGGGGCGGAGTTGGCATTTTCATCAGATGTCCTTCGTATCGATTTTTCGGGCCGCGCCCTGAAAAAGGACGTTGCTGAAGTGCTGGGCCTGACCGCTTTGCAATTGCGGGAACCATTACTGGCCGAGGAAGAACTTGCCAAGGCAAAAGACAGAATTTCGGCATCCATCAAGCGTTCGATGGAAAGTACGGGCGCCCAGGCGTCCGGGGCGCTGCGGCGGCGGATATACGGTGTCTCGCATCCTAACTATATGCAGGAATTCGAAGAGCAGTTGGAGCAATTGCAACAGTTCTCGATAGACGATGTCCAGGCGTATCATGCTGCACATTTCGGCGCCAATGCATGTACGCTCGTGGTTGTAGGAGATGTGGACGAGCGTGCAGTGAGCAAGGCGGTGGAAAACCACTTTTCGGGATGGCCATCCCACGATGCATTACCGCGCTTCGCAGAAACGCCCGAACAGCATGCTCCCGGCTCGTCAACCGTTTTCATCGCCGATAAGGAGAATGTGGATGTACGTCTCGGGCATGCCCTTGCGATACGGCGGGATGATCCCGGTTACATTCCCGCCTTTCTTGCCAATTTTGCACTGGGCGGAAATTTCTCGGCACGGCTGATGCAGACCATTCGCGACGAAATGGGTCTGACGTACGGCATAGGCGCCTCCCTGTCGGGCGTTTCCACGGAATACGACGGGCACTGGCAGGTGGCGGTAACCCTGTCGAGGGAATATGTGCAGCAGGGGATAGAGGAAACCGTCAAACAAATTCGTCACTTCGTCGTCGGCGGCGTGGCCCCGGAAGAACTCCAGGAGAAGAAAACCACGGTAACAGGAGCGTTCAAAGTAGGGCTTTCCACCACATTCGGGCTGGCGAAGACACTGCTCAGCAATGTGGAACAGGGATTCGAGATAGCCTATCTCGACGAATTTCCGGATAAAGTGGAGAGTGTTTCGGTGGACGAAGTCAATAGAGCAATCACACAAGTATTCGCCCCCGACGCAATGCATGTTACGCTGGCCGGGAATGTTCAGGAGGGAGATATCCGCCTGTAG
- the rimM gene encoding 16S rRNA processing protein RimM, translating to MAKSSPTDTLLLLGRVYRAHGLSGEIKVIPETDDPKRFEALSALYVGQTPDTARSMNVQGVRYQHARKGPLVLLKLETVDSREAAEALRGASLYASADTLPGLDADEFYLRDLVGLAAIEENGDRIGVVEDVLAFPEQDMLVIARDGQPSAMVPAVPEFVVDIDLQAGQITLRVIEGLLDG from the coding sequence ATGGCAAAATCCAGCCCAACTGATACGCTCCTGCTTTTGGGACGCGTATACCGGGCGCATGGGCTGTCGGGCGAAATCAAGGTAATTCCCGAAACGGACGACCCGAAAAGATTCGAAGCATTGTCGGCGCTGTATGTCGGGCAGACTCCCGACACGGCTCGTAGTATGAACGTGCAGGGAGTCCGCTACCAGCACGCCCGGAAGGGACCGCTCGTACTTCTCAAGTTGGAAACCGTCGACTCGCGGGAAGCAGCCGAGGCCTTGCGGGGGGCTTCACTTTATGCCTCTGCGGATACACTCCCCGGCCTTGACGCCGATGAATTTTACCTTCGCGATCTGGTTGGACTTGCTGCTATCGAAGAAAATGGGGATCGGATCGGCGTAGTGGAGGATGTGTTGGCGTTCCCGGAACAAGATATGCTTGTGATTGCCCGTGACGGCCAGCCTTCCGCCATGGTGCCGGCTGTCCCCGAATTCGTGGTGGACATTGATCTTCAGGCAGGACAAATTACTCTTCGTGTTATCGAAGGGTTACTTGACGGATAA
- the rpsP gene encoding 30S ribosomal protein S16 encodes MAVRLRLRRMGRKKLPLWTIVAADSRRARDGRYIEKLGNYNPLVKPSEVDLNAERIHYWLSQGAQPSDTVRNLLSREGILLERHLRLKGKSEEEILQAVTEHRERHAAKRAVSTKETAQTRRQKVLEEERKRVTKQEAETAKRRAEEQEKARLEAEAAKKKVAQERIEAEKAAAAAAEKDQAAAGSAETEPEDAAEAASAEKADNTEQEAPEAAAEEPAVTGSAETEPADAAEATSAEKADSTEEEAPKAAAEESAAAGSAEAEAEDAAKAASAENDTPEEKAKEKKPEK; translated from the coding sequence GTGGCAGTCAGACTTCGTTTGCGTCGTATGGGGCGCAAGAAACTTCCGCTCTGGACCATAGTCGCCGCCGATTCGCGTCGTGCGCGTGACGGTCGCTATATCGAAAAACTCGGCAATTACAATCCTCTCGTTAAGCCCTCTGAAGTGGATCTTAACGCAGAAAGGATCCATTACTGGCTTTCGCAGGGAGCGCAGCCATCCGACACCGTACGCAATCTTCTGAGTCGGGAAGGCATTTTACTGGAGCGACATCTTCGCCTCAAAGGAAAATCGGAAGAAGAGATTCTCCAGGCGGTAACGGAGCATCGCGAACGACATGCAGCGAAGCGGGCGGTCTCCACGAAAGAGACCGCACAAACCCGCCGCCAGAAAGTACTGGAGGAGGAAAGGAAACGTGTGACCAAGCAGGAAGCGGAGACAGCAAAGCGCCGGGCGGAAGAACAGGAAAAAGCGAGGCTGGAGGCGGAAGCAGCTAAAAAGAAGGTGGCCCAGGAACGTATCGAGGCGGAAAAGGCTGCTGCTGCCGCTGCTGAAAAAGATCAGGCTGCAGCCGGGAGCGCCGAGACGGAACCGGAAGATGCCGCGGAGGCTGCCTCTGCGGAAAAGGCGGATAACACGGAGCAGGAAGCGCCGGAAGCCGCTGCCGAAGAGCCGGCTGTGACAGGGAGCGCCGAGACGGAACCGGCAGATGCCGCGGAGGCAACCTCTGCTGAAAAGGCGGACAGCACCGAAGAGGAAGCGCCGAAAGCCGCTGCCGAAGAGTCAGCGGCAGCCGGGAGCGCCGAGGCGGAGGCGGAAGATGCCGCGAAGGCTGCCTCTGCGGAAAACGATACCCCTGAAGAAAAGGCGAAAGAGAAAAAGCCGGAAAAGTAA
- the trmD gene encoding tRNA (guanosine(37)-N1)-methyltransferase TrmD, which produces MRIDIVTVLPELVASVLKHGVLQRASDKGLMDIRVRDIRTYALDKHRQVDDYPYGGGAGMVLKPEPVFRCIEAIRAESDVSVDEIVYLTPDGETLTQETATAMSLQEHVVLLAGHYIGVDQRIRDALVTREISMGDYVLSGGEIPALALADAMVRLIPGVLGDAESALSDSFQDGLLGAPVYTRPAEFRGMSVPEVLRSGDHREIARWREQQRQYLTQHRRPDLSED; this is translated from the coding sequence GTGCGCATCGATATTGTCACCGTACTTCCTGAGTTGGTTGCCAGTGTGCTGAAACACGGCGTACTCCAGCGGGCCTCCGATAAAGGCCTGATGGACATCCGGGTTCGCGACATCCGGACGTACGCATTGGATAAACACCGGCAGGTGGACGATTACCCGTACGGGGGCGGCGCCGGCATGGTATTGAAACCGGAACCCGTTTTTCGGTGTATAGAAGCGATTCGGGCGGAAAGCGACGTATCCGTTGACGAGATCGTGTATCTCACACCGGATGGCGAAACCTTGACGCAAGAGACGGCTACAGCAATGTCTCTGCAGGAACACGTTGTACTCCTGGCAGGGCATTACATAGGGGTGGATCAGCGGATCCGCGATGCGCTGGTCACCCGGGAAATATCCATGGGGGACTATGTCCTGAGCGGTGGTGAAATACCCGCGCTCGCCCTTGCAGATGCCATGGTGCGCTTGATACCCGGAGTGCTGGGAGATGCCGAATCGGCATTGTCCGACTCGTTTCAGGACGGATTGCTGGGGGCTCCGGTGTATACGCGTCCCGCTGAATTTCGGGGCATGAGCGTGCCGGAGGTTTTGCGCTCCGGAGACCATAGAGAAATCGCCCGCTGGAGAGAACAGCAACGACAGTACCTGACGCAACACCGAAGACCGGATTTATCGGAAGACTGA